The Hujiaoplasma nucleasis DNA window AGTTTCTACTTTCTTTATCGCCATTGTTTCGTTGTATGCTATACGTTTCATCATTGAAGTATTGTTAATGCTTATAGGAAATAAAGTCAGTATCAATATTGGCTTAAAAATGAGATCTGATCTTAGAGACAAATTAGAGAAATTACCAATTAAATATTACGATGAAAGACAAACTGGTGACATACTATCAGTATTTTCAAATGATGTGGATGTTGTGATTAACTCTATACAACAGAGTTTAATTAACATAATTTCATCAACATTTATGGTGGTAGGTATCTTGGTTATGATGTTTATCATCTCATGGAAATTAACGTTAATAGCCTTAGTGGCCTTACCTTTATTTGTATTAGCAACAGCCACTATTGCAAAAAAATCTCAAAAGAAGTTTAAGGCTCAACAAAAAGAATTAGGGGTTTTAAATGGCCATATCGAAGAAAACTTTACTGCCAGCAAGATCGTTAAGTTATTTAATAAGGAAGTAGAATCTTTCCAACATTTTGATGATATTAATGTTAATTTGGCAAAAGAAATGAAGGGTGCACAATTCTTATCCGGTCTTATTCGACCTATTATGGAATTCATATCAAATATAGGTTATGCTTTAGTGGTTATTGTTGGTGGATACTTGGCTGGTTTACCAAGCCCTTTACTAATTGGGGACATCACAGCCTTTGTTCAATATCAAAGATCTTTTGTAAACCCAATATTAAATATAGCGAATATTGTTAATCAATTACAATCAGCGATTGCAGGAGCTGAGAGAATTTTTAGAGTTATTGATGAAACAGAAGAAATTAATGAAGTTTTAGAAACAGAATATGACTTAAAGGAAATCACTGGAGAAGTTGAGTTTAAAGAAGTAGACTTTTCTTATTCAGAAGAAACTGAACTCATCAAAGCTCTTAATTTGCATGTGAAACCAGGTAAACAAATAGCAATAGTTGGACATACTGGTGCAGGGAAAACCACCTTAGTGAATCTTTTAATGCGTTTTTACGATATTAATAGTGGAGCTATTACCATTGATGGTCAAAAAACAACTGAAATTCCTAGAGTTGTCTTAAGAAAGCATTTTGGTATGGTTTTACAGGATACATGGTTGTTTTCTGGAACCATTAAAGAAAATGTTGCTTATGGGAAAAAAGATGCCAGTGATGAGGAAATTATTGAAGCGTGTAAAAAAGCCCATGTACATCATTTCATTGAAACTTTACCAGAGGGTTACAATACCTTGTTAAAGGAAGATGCTGATAATATATCTCAAGGACAAAAACAGTTATTGACTATTGCAAGAGCAATTTTATTTGATCCAAAAATTTTAATTTTGGATGAAGCTACATCTTCTGTGGATACTAGAACAGAAAGTTATATTCAAAACGCAATGTTGAAAATGATGGAAGGCAAAACATCTTTTGTTATTGCTCATCGTTTGTCAACTATTAAAAATGCTAATACTATTTTAGTGATGGAACAAGGAAAAATTGTTGAACAAGGTAATCATCATGAACTCTTAGAAAAACAAGGGGTTTATGCTGACTTGTATAATTCACAATTTTTAAACAAACCAATTTAGGAGTTATTTATGAAAATAGGATTTATCAGCTTAGGCTGTGCAAAAAATTTAGTAGATTCAGAAATGATTTTGGGTATCTTACAACAAGCAGGATGTATTATTGTCAATGATCCTGAAGAAGCTGATGCCATTTTTGTGAATACCTGTGGATTTATTGAATCAGCAAAAACAGAAACATTAGAAACTATTTTAGAAATGGCTTCTTATAATAAAAAATTAATTGTTACAGGATGTTATGCAAAAAGGTATAAAGAAAAACTTGAGAAGGAAATGCCTTTTATTGATAAGATAATAACCTTGCAAGACTACCCTAAAATTCATTTAATTTTGAATGATTTGTTTTCAGAAGAACATATGAAATTTTCCCCTTTAAGGTATGAAAATCGTCTTTTAACGACATCTCATTATTCTCCTTATGTGAAAATAGGTGAAGGGTGTAACAATAATTGTACTTATTGTGCTATTCCTCTTATTAGGGGAAAATTCCGTTCAAAGCCATTTCAAGATGTTTTATCTGAATGTCAATTGTTAGTAGACAATGGTGCAAAAGAGATTAATTTAATTTCGCAAGATACTTCTAGGTATGGTTCTGACTATAATAAGCAAAATAAATCTGAATTACATCATTTAGTTCATGAAATATCTCTATTAGAGGGCATTGAATTGGTTAGGGTCCTTTATTTATATCCTGATGAGATAAGTGATGATTTAATTGAAGAAGTTAAAACTAATCCTAAGGTAGCCAAATACTTTGATATTCCAATTCAACATATTTCTTCTACAGTTTTAAAAAGAATGAATCGCCGTGGTAACAAAGAGTTTATTGAAGACTTATTAAACAAAATTAGAAGAGAAATTCCCCAAGCGATTATTAGGACAACATATATTGTTGGTTTTCCAGGAGAAACTCATGAAGATTTCAACCAATTATATGAATTTACAGAAAAATTTCAATTTGATCGTTTAGGGGTATTTGCTTACTCAAAAGAAGAAGATACAGGTGCTTATTCTATGACCAATCAAGTGGATGAGTTAGTTAAGGAAGAACGCTTAGAAAAAATAATGAAATTACAAAAACGTCTTAGCCGTCAAGTAAATAAGAAGCAACTTGGATCAATACATAATACTTTAATTGAAAATTATGACCCTGAAACGAAATTTTATTATGGAAGATCATTTGCATTCGCTCCAGATGATATTGATGGTATGATTGTATTTCAGTCTAATAAGCCTTTAGAAATAGGGCAAATGGTCAATGTGAAGATAAAAACATTCTTTGGCTATGACTTGATTGGAGACAGGGTAGAAGGTGAAGACAATGTTTCTTGAGTTAATAATTAAAGGATTTATTGTGGGTATAGCTTTCATCATTCCTGGAGTCAGTGGTGGAACTTTAGCTGTATATTTGGGTATTTATAAAAAATTATTGGATTCTATTGGCAATATTTTTACAGATTTTAAAAATTCAATGAAGTTTCTTATACCTTTCGCTATTGGAGGGGTCATATCTGTTTTAGGTCTTGCTAAATTGTTTGGAATCTTGATTGAATGGAATTCATATATCGTTTTGATGTTCTTTATTGGTTTATTGGCTGGTGGATTAAAGCATATCTATTTAAAATCTCAAGTTAAGTCTTTGCATTTGCCATCATTAATATCTGGTGGTTTAGCTTTTATGCTATTATTGCTAGTGATTATTATTGATAAGACCAAGAGTACAGAAGGAATTGAATATTTTAATTTGGTATTTACGGATTATTTAATAATTATTGGATTGGGCATTGTTGGTGCTACCACGATGATTATTCCTGGCATTTCTGGTTCAGCAATGTTAATGGTTCTAGGTTTTTATACAGCCATTGTAACTAATGTTATAGGGAATGTATTAAACTTTGATAATCTATCTTATAACTTACGAGTTCTAGTATTTTTCGCTTTAGGTATATTTATTGGAATTATATTATTTTCAAAGCTTATTTCTTTCTTGTTAGATAAGTATCCAAAACAAACATATTTTGCTATATTAGGATTTATAATAGCGAGTATTATTGGAGTTTTCTTAGAAATTAAAGACCCTAATTCTAACGTTTCATTTGAAAATCAAAAACCTATATATCAAGATTTATGGACTTATATTTCTGAAAATCCATGGATTGTTATTATAGGCTTAACTTTGTTGGTTTTAGGATATATTTCAAGTCAATATTTAACTAAAATAGAATTGAAAGGAAGTCAAAATGAATCTTAAAGATTATGTTATTGAAAAAAGAAGACATTTTCATCAATTTCCTGAAGTTGGTTTTCACTGTAAGAAAACTTCTCAAGATATCGAGGTTTATTTAAGAGAATTAAAAGTTGATCATATCCACCATGTGGGTGTTCATTCTCTTATTGGAGTTGTTCAAAATGGTCAGGGACCAACCATAGGTTTAAGGGCGGATTTTGATGCTTTAAATATCTTGGAAGATACAGAGCTTGATTTTTCTTCTAAAAACAAGGGTAAAATGCATGCTTGTGGTCATGATGCTCATACAGCTATGTTATTGGGAACTTGTAAATATCTTACAGAACATAAGGAGGAATGGACAGGCACTATTAAGTTTATTTTCCAAGAAGCTGAAGAAGGTCCTGCGCCTGGTGGAGCCTTAGCCATTGTGAAATCTGGTCTATTAGATGATGTTGAAGATTTTTATGCTTTGCATGTTTCACCTCAGTATGAGACTGGTGTTATGGCAATAAATTATGGGCCAGCCATGGCCGCAGCTGATACTATTCATATAGAATTTATAGGTAAGGGTGCTCATGCTGCTTTGCCTGAAGAAGGTATAGATCCTATCATTATGCAGGCTGAATATATCATGTCTATACAAAATATAATTACTAGAAAAATTTCTCCAATGGAACGTTCAGTTATTACCATTGCAAAAGTAGAAGCTGGAACAACCCATAATGTTATTCCTGAAAATGCAAAGCTTATGGGAACGGTAAGAACCTTTTCTCAAAATGTTAGAGATAAGATTAGACAAGAACTTGAAAAACTTGCTATGTCTATTGCGAATAGACATGGAGGCAAATTGAAATTTAAGTATGAATATGGTTATGATCCAGTAATTAATAACAAAGATTCTGTTGATTTCTTTGTTCAATCAGCACAGGCGGTTCTTGGAAAAGACTCAGTTGAGATTTTAGAATTACCTATGGCTGGGGGAGAAGATTTTTCAAGATATATCAACTTAAAACAGGGAGCACTTGCTTGGCTTGGTGTTAAGCAAGTTGATAAAGAAACTCACAACATTCATCATCCTAAATTTAACTTGAATGAAGATGCGTTGATGAATGGTGTTCAAATATTTATTGAGTTAATTAAAAGGAGGAATCATTAATGTATTTAATTAAGAACGCGAATTTGTTAAGCATGGCAGACATCAACTATGAGATTACAGATATTTTAATTGACGGAAAAGAAATTAAAAAAATAGGTAAACTGAATGAATCAGATTACCCACAAGCTAAAGTCATTGATGCTAAAGAGAATTATGTGACACCTGGATTAGTAGATCCTCACTGTCATATTGGTCTATACGAAGAATCGATTGGCTTTGAAGGGTCTGATGGTAATGAAATGACATCACCTGTCACGCCAGAGTTAAGGGCTATTGATGCTATAAAACCTCAGGATGTTGCTTTTATTGAGGCTAGAGAACATGGAGTAACAACTGTTGTCACCGGACCTGGTTCAGCCAATTGTATCGGCGGTACATTCACTGTTATAAAAACTTATGGAAAAACAATTGATGATATGATTCTTGTGCCTGAAATATCTATGAAAATGGCTTTAGGTGAGAACCCTAAGAGAGTATATAGTTCTAAATCTCAAACACCAGCAACTAGGATGGCAACTACAGCGGTTATTAGAGATGCCTTATCAAAAGCAAGAGACTATAAGGATAAGATTGATGAATATGAGCAAAATAGAAAAGCCAATAAAGAAGCTAAGAAACCTGAATTTAATATGAAGTGGGCATCTTTAGCAAGAGTATTTGATGGATTGCAAGTTAAAATTCATGCTCATCAACAAGATGACATTGTAACTGCTATTAGAATTATAGAAGAATTTGGGTTAGATGGTACGATTGAACATTGTACTGAAGGACACTTAATCACTGATTATTTGAAGGAACATAATCAACAAGTTATCATTGGACCTACTTTAGGTTCAAAATCTAAATATGAATTAAGAAACAAAACCTTTGAATCAGGAAGAATATTGAAAGAAGCAGGAATTGAATTTGCTATTATGACTGACCATCCTGTTATTCACGCTTCAAGTAATTTAACACAATTAGGCTTATTTGTAAGAGAAGGTCTGGATGAGTTGGAAGCTTTTAAAGCAGTGACTATAAATGCTGCTAAAATAACTAAAATTGACCATAAAGTTGGAAGTATCGAAGTCGGAAAAGATGCAGATATAGTTATTTGGAATGGACACCCATTACATTATATGACAAAAACACAAATGGTCATGATTAATGGTGAAATCATTCACCAATAAAAAAATACAAGGGATTTTATGAAAATCCCTTGTTCTTTTTTACAATTTTTTTGATAATTCTTCAGTGTATCTAACTTGACATTCTTCAATCAATTCAATGGCATCTGCTTTAGAATAGTAATCTAATACTTTTACATGGTGACCAGGTTCAAGAATTTTATAGTTTTCAAAAAACAACTTAATTTCTCTCAATTGAAGAGATTTAATATCACTAATATCATTAATATCATCAAATCTTGGATCAGCATCTACAACAGCGATGATTTTTTGATCTCTTTCTCCTGAATCATACATGTCTAAATAACCAACAACTCTAGCATCAACAATACAACCCGGAAATGTTTGGGTAGTAGCTAAAACTAAAATATCAAGCGGATCATTATCCTCAGCTAATGTTTTTTCAATAAAGCCATACTCTGCAGGATAAGTCATTTTAGAATATAAGACCCTATTTAATTTTATTCTATTCTTTTCTTTATCAATTTCATATTTATTTTGTGTACCCATAGGAATTTCGATGACTGCTTCGATAATTCTTGACATAATATCACCCTCTCGAAAAGATTATATAGGATATTTGGTGCAAATGCAATATGAATGAAAGGAAAATATTAGATTTTATCTATTTTTTTTGATAGAATATGATAAAATATTTACATAGAAAAAGAGGTGACTTACATGAATGACATCATTGTCTTTGGAAATATAACAACTTGGTTAAAATATAATTTTTGGTGGATATTAATATTATTGGTTCTTTTACTTGTACTTTTTGGTTTTATTAGATTACAGAGAAAACCTAAAATAGTAAAACCTAAATCTGTAGAAGATGATCAAATACTTTCAATCATTGAATCATACGGCGGAATAAATAACATTAAGGCTGCTTTTTTAGATGGTAAAAGACTAAAAGTTGAATTAAAGAGTTTAGATCTTCTAGATATAGAAAGATTTGAATCATATGGAGCTTCAGGTATTTTCATATCAGGCAATCACATTAAAATGGTTTTGCCTTATGATATGCAAAAATTAGTAGATAAAATTAACAATGAAATTGATGGAGGAAAATCATGATTGAAGAAAAATTTAAGATTGTTTATTCACAAGGTTTACAGGCAAGACCAGCGACTAAACTTGTATCAAAAGCCAATAGTTTTCAAGCAGAAATGTACATGGAATATAATGATCGAAAAGTGAATTTGAAATCTATTATGGGTGTGCTTTCATTAGGTGTTCCAGCAAATTCTAAAGTAAAGATTTCTGTTTCAGGTAGTGATGAAGATGATGCTTTCAAAGCGATTTCAAGAATTATCACTGAAATAAATGAGATGGTGTAAGTATGTCAAGTATTAAAGAACACAAAGGACAAATGCTCAAATTTGGTATGTATGGGTTCTTAAAAAATCTAAGATTTTTTGAACCTTTTTTAATATTGTTCTTTTTAGCAACGGGTGACCTCAATTTATTCCAAGTTGGTTTATTAGTTGCCATAAGAGAAATAATTATTTATATTGTAGAGATACCATCAGGAGTCATAGCTGATATGTATGGTAAGAAAACACAGTTAGTTATGTGTTTCCTATTTTATATAATCTCTTTTCTCATCTTTTTCTTAGGAGGATTTTATCCTTCATTTTGGATTTTTGTAATTGCTATGTCTCTCTTTGGTTTTGGGGAAGCATTTAGGTCGGGAACCCATAAAGCAATGATTATGCAATTTCTTGATGTTGAGGACATTGTTGAACCCAAGAGTGAAGTATATGGAAAAACAAGATCAATGTCATTAATCGGTTCAACAATCATGAGTCTTATTTCAATTGCGTTGATAATCCTTGTAAAAGGTCAATACCATTGGTTGTTCTTGGCTGCAATTATACCTTATGCAATTGACTTGTTAATGATTTTAACTTATCCAAAATACATGAACGAAAGAAAAGAAACAACATTTAAATTAAAACAATTTTTAAAAGAAAACTGGGAAAGTTTAAAATATGTCTTTACTACAAAAAAAGTAAGAGGATTTGTTTTTGATGCCTCAGCTTTTCAAGCTGGTTTTAAGAGTATAAAAGACTATATTCAACCTTTGATTTTAGCTGCAACTATTGGTTTGTATGTCTTTAGTGAAAACCAAAATGAGGAAGTCTATATTGGAATTATCTATGCTATTATCTATATTATCTCAGCAGTTGCAAGTGCAAACGCTTATAAACTTGAAGCAAAGATTGATAAAGTAAAGATTATAAATTATGCTTGGTTATTCATGGGAATCGTATCATTAATCTTAGGATTCTTTGTTGGAAACATCTATGTTATTATGGTTGCATTTATACTTATGTATATCCTTCTTAATATTAGAAGGCCTATTATGGTTCAAGAAATTGGTGATGTTACAGCAGAGGGAAGAAGAGCAAGTGCACTGAGTATCCAGGCTCAATTAACATCATTATTATTGGTTGTTTTTGCCCCTTTGATTGGTTTGATTGCAGACTATTCTTATGATTTATTATTCAAACTCGTGGGTATTACAATGATTTCTATCTTTGTTATAGCTGCTATTACTAGAAGAAAGTTACAATACACTAATTAATTTATGATAAAATAAAAGACTTTCATTTTACATCCATGAAAGTCTTTTTTCTTATTTTCTTCCTAATCCAATTTTTTGTTTACACTTTCTCATTTTTTTAAAGGCATATTGATTTGCAGTATCTCTTCCCTTATCTAAGATTTCTTGTAACTTATCAGACTTAATTAGGGCTTGATATTTTTCTTGAATAGGTTTTAAAACATCGACAATTGCTTGTCCCAAATCCTCTTTAAAATTTTTATAACTTGACTCCTTGTATTTCTCAACAATTTCTTCAATACTTTGATCACTCATGCTAGCAAAAATATTTATTAAGTTTGCTAATCCAGGTTGGTTTATTGGGTCAAACTGAATGATAGCCAGTGAATCTGTGACTGCAGAAGCAATTTTTTTCTTAATAAGATTTTCATTATCAAATAAAGTGATGTAACCCTTAGGATTATCTTCAGATTTCGACATTTTTTTATTAGGGTCTTGTAGATCCATGATTCTTGCGCCTACCTTAGGAATGATAGGTTCAGGAACTGTAAAAAAGTTATTATAATAATGATTAAATCTCTCTG harbors:
- a CDS encoding ABC transporter ATP-binding protein, which encodes MKEKENNKQSNQSKGPRRGMAMGMPAEKPKDLKGTSKRLLNYIGNYKWHLLFIIILTILVSAVAVVGPNLIRYIINGLQQMITGEITKEEGMRTVSTFFIAIVSLYAIRFIIEVLLMLIGNKVSINIGLKMRSDLRDKLEKLPIKYYDERQTGDILSVFSNDVDVVINSIQQSLINIISSTFMVVGILVMMFIISWKLTLIALVALPLFVLATATIAKKSQKKFKAQQKELGVLNGHIEENFTASKIVKLFNKEVESFQHFDDINVNLAKEMKGAQFLSGLIRPIMEFISNIGYALVVIVGGYLAGLPSPLLIGDITAFVQYQRSFVNPILNIANIVNQLQSAIAGAERIFRVIDETEEINEVLETEYDLKEITGEVEFKEVDFSYSEETELIKALNLHVKPGKQIAIVGHTGAGKTTLVNLLMRFYDINSGAITIDGQKTTEIPRVVLRKHFGMVLQDTWLFSGTIKENVAYGKKDASDEEIIEACKKAHVHHFIETLPEGYNTLLKEDADNISQGQKQLLTIARAILFDPKILILDEATSSVDTRTESYIQNAMLKMMEGKTSFVIAHRLSTIKNANTILVMEQGKIVEQGNHHELLEKQGVYADLYNSQFLNKPI
- the rimO gene encoding 30S ribosomal protein S12 methylthiotransferase RimO; the encoded protein is MKIGFISLGCAKNLVDSEMILGILQQAGCIIVNDPEEADAIFVNTCGFIESAKTETLETILEMASYNKKLIVTGCYAKRYKEKLEKEMPFIDKIITLQDYPKIHLILNDLFSEEHMKFSPLRYENRLLTTSHYSPYVKIGEGCNNNCTYCAIPLIRGKFRSKPFQDVLSECQLLVDNGAKEINLISQDTSRYGSDYNKQNKSELHHLVHEISLLEGIELVRVLYLYPDEISDDLIEEVKTNPKVAKYFDIPIQHISSTVLKRMNRRGNKEFIEDLLNKIRREIPQAIIRTTYIVGFPGETHEDFNQLYEFTEKFQFDRLGVFAYSKEEDTGAYSMTNQVDELVKEERLEKIMKLQKRLSRQVNKKQLGSIHNTLIENYDPETKFYYGRSFAFAPDDIDGMIVFQSNKPLEIGQMVNVKIKTFFGYDLIGDRVEGEDNVS
- a CDS encoding DUF368 domain-containing protein, which translates into the protein MFLELIIKGFIVGIAFIIPGVSGGTLAVYLGIYKKLLDSIGNIFTDFKNSMKFLIPFAIGGVISVLGLAKLFGILIEWNSYIVLMFFIGLLAGGLKHIYLKSQVKSLHLPSLISGGLAFMLLLLVIIIDKTKSTEGIEYFNLVFTDYLIIIGLGIVGATTMIIPGISGSAMLMVLGFYTAIVTNVIGNVLNFDNLSYNLRVLVFFALGIFIGIILFSKLISFLLDKYPKQTYFAILGFIIASIIGVFLEIKDPNSNVSFENQKPIYQDLWTYISENPWIVIIGLTLLVLGYISSQYLTKIELKGSQNES
- a CDS encoding M20 metallopeptidase family protein, which translates into the protein MNLKDYVIEKRRHFHQFPEVGFHCKKTSQDIEVYLRELKVDHIHHVGVHSLIGVVQNGQGPTIGLRADFDALNILEDTELDFSSKNKGKMHACGHDAHTAMLLGTCKYLTEHKEEWTGTIKFIFQEAEEGPAPGGALAIVKSGLLDDVEDFYALHVSPQYETGVMAINYGPAMAAADTIHIEFIGKGAHAALPEEGIDPIIMQAEYIMSIQNIITRKISPMERSVITIAKVEAGTTHNVIPENAKLMGTVRTFSQNVRDKIRQELEKLAMSIANRHGGKLKFKYEYGYDPVINNKDSVDFFVQSAQAVLGKDSVEILELPMAGGEDFSRYINLKQGALAWLGVKQVDKETHNIHHPKFNLNEDALMNGVQIFIELIKRRNH
- a CDS encoding amidohydrolase, with translation MYLIKNANLLSMADINYEITDILIDGKEIKKIGKLNESDYPQAKVIDAKENYVTPGLVDPHCHIGLYEESIGFEGSDGNEMTSPVTPELRAIDAIKPQDVAFIEAREHGVTTVVTGPGSANCIGGTFTVIKTYGKTIDDMILVPEISMKMALGENPKRVYSSKSQTPATRMATTAVIRDALSKARDYKDKIDEYEQNRKANKEAKKPEFNMKWASLARVFDGLQVKIHAHQQDDIVTAIRIIEEFGLDGTIEHCTEGHLITDYLKEHNQQVIIGPTLGSKSKYELRNKTFESGRILKEAGIEFAIMTDHPVIHASSNLTQLGLFVREGLDELEAFKAVTINAAKITKIDHKVGSIEVGKDADIVIWNGHPLHYMTKTQMVMINGEIIHQ
- a CDS encoding inorganic diphosphatase, with the translated sequence MSRIIEAVIEIPMGTQNKYEIDKEKNRIKLNRVLYSKMTYPAEYGFIEKTLAEDNDPLDILVLATTQTFPGCIVDARVVGYLDMYDSGERDQKIIAVVDADPRFDDINDISDIKSLQLREIKLFFENYKILEPGHHVKVLDYYSKADAIELIEECQVRYTEELSKKL
- a CDS encoding HPr family phosphocarrier protein, yielding MIEEKFKIVYSQGLQARPATKLVSKANSFQAEMYMEYNDRKVNLKSIMGVLSLGVPANSKVKISVSGSDEDDAFKAISRIITEINEMV
- a CDS encoding MFS transporter, whose product is MSSIKEHKGQMLKFGMYGFLKNLRFFEPFLILFFLATGDLNLFQVGLLVAIREIIIYIVEIPSGVIADMYGKKTQLVMCFLFYIISFLIFFLGGFYPSFWIFVIAMSLFGFGEAFRSGTHKAMIMQFLDVEDIVEPKSEVYGKTRSMSLIGSTIMSLISIALIILVKGQYHWLFLAAIIPYAIDLLMILTYPKYMNERKETTFKLKQFLKENWESLKYVFTTKKVRGFVFDASAFQAGFKSIKDYIQPLILAATIGLYVFSENQNEEVYIGIIYAIIYIISAVASANAYKLEAKIDKVKIINYAWLFMGIVSLILGFFVGNIYVIMVAFILMYILLNIRRPIMVQEIGDVTAEGRRASALSIQAQLTSLLLVVFAPLIGLIADYSYDLLFKLVGITMISIFVIAAITRRKLQYTN
- the trpS gene encoding tryptophan--tRNA ligase, with amino-acid sequence MKRIVSGIKPTGSLTLGNYIGAIKQFVKLQKERKDDEFFLFIADLHAITIRQVPHELRQRTLDIAAMYLACGLDEEKTVLFIQSEVPQHVELGYILQSNVYMGELERMTQFKDKAQKGQESITSSLFTYPALMAADILLYDADYVPVGDDQKQHLELTRDIAERFNHYYNNFFTVPEPIIPKVGARIMDLQDPNKKMSKSEDNPKGYITLFDNENLIKKKIASAVTDSLAIIQFDPINQPGLANLINIFASMSDQSIEEIVEKYKESSYKNFKEDLGQAIVDVLKPIQEKYQALIKSDKLQEILDKGRDTANQYAFKKMRKCKQKIGLGRK